The Amycolatopsis japonica nucleotide sequence CGCTCGGCTCGCTGGCGCCGGAGCTGACCTACGACATCAACCACCACGCTTCGGTCAAGCTCGCGAAGCTGGCGAAGGACGCCGGGGTCAAGCGGTACCTGTACGCCTCGACGTGCTCCGTGTACGGCGCTTCGGGCGGCGACGGCCTGGTCGACGAGGACGCGCCGCTGCGCCCGGTGACGCCGTACGCCGAGTCGAAGGTGCGGGTGGAGGACGACGTCCAGGAGCTCGCCGACGACGACTTCAGCCCGGTGTACATGCGCAACGCCACCGCGTTCGGGTTCTCGCCCCGGCTGCGCGGCGACATCGTGCTCAACAACCTGACCGCGCACGCGCATCTCTCCGGCGAGGTGCTGGTGCTCTCCGACGGCACGCCGTGGCGGCCGCTGGTGCACGCCAAGGACATCGCGCGTGCCTTCGCCGCGGCCCTGGTCGCGCCGAAGGAAGCCGTGCACGGCAAGGCGTTCAACATCGGCACCGAACGCAACAACGTGACCGTCGCCGAGATCGCCGAAGAGGTCGTCGAGGCCGTTCCCGGCTCGACGCTGCGGATCACCGGCGAGGCTGGCGCGGACCCGCGTTCGTACCGGGTCGACTTCTCCCGGTTCCGCGCGGCGATCCCCGGCTTCGACTGCGACTGGTCGGTCAAGGACGGCGCGCTCGAACTGATCGAGGCCTACAAGACCCACGGCCTCACCGAACACGGCTTCCAGCGCCTGTTCACCCGGCTCGCGCGGCTGCAGGACCGCACCGCCGCCGGCGAACTCGACGACACCTTGCGGCGTCGCTGATGTCGCACGGGGACCTGGAGACGAGCGCCGACCTGCGAAGGCTGGTCGAGCGCCTGTATCCGCTGTGCCGCAGCATCACCGGCGACGGCGTCCGCCGCACGCTGGAGATCGTCGGCGAGCACGTCCCGCTGGAGGTCCACGAGGTCCCCACCGGCACCCAGGTACTGGACTGGACGGTGCCGCAGGAATGGAACATCCGCGACGCGTACATCAAGGACGCCTCCGGCCGCCGCGTGGTCGACTTCCAGGAGTCGAACCTGCACGTCGTCGGCTACAGCGTCCCCGTGTCGCGGAAGATGCCGCTCAGCGAGCTGCGCGAACACCTGCACACCCTGCCCGACCAGCCGTCCTGGGTGCCGTACCGGACCAGTTACTACGCGCCGACGTGGGGTTTCTGCCTGGCGCAGGAGACGCTCGACGCGATGCCGGACGGCGAGTACGAGGTCCGCATCGACTCCACGCTGGCCGACGGGAGCCTCACCTACGCCGAACACGTCGTGCCGGGCGAGGTCACCGACGAGGTGATCATCTCCTGCCACACCTGCCATCCGTCGCTGGCGAACGACAACGTCGCCGGGATCGCGATCGCCGCCGCGTTCGCGCGGACGCTGGAGAAGCCGCACTACACGTACCGGTTCCTGTTCATGCCCGGCACGATCGGCGCCATCACCTGGCTCGCGCGCAACAACGACCGCGTCGGCCGGATCAAGGCCGGGCTCGTGCTGGCGTGCGCCGGCGACCCGGGATCGTTGACCTACAAGCGAAGCCGCCGGGGCGACGCCGAAATCGACCGCGTGCTCGCGTACGTCCTCGCCGATCGCGCGCACAAGATCGTGGACTTCTCGCCGTACGGCTACGACGAGCGCCAGTTCTGCTCCCCCGGCTTCAACCTCGGCGTCGGCTCGCTGACGAGGACGCCGTACGCGGGCTATCCCGAGTACCACACTTCGGCCGACAACCTCGATTTCGTCTCGACGGAGGCCATGGAGGAAACCCTTCAGACCTTGAAGGACACCTTCGCCGTCCTCGACCGCAACCGCAGCTACGTCAACCTCAGTCCCTTCGGCGAGCCGCAACTCGGCAAGCGCGGGCTGTACGACTCGCTCGGCGGGCGAAGCGACGCCAAACAAGCCCAGATGGCGATGCTCTGGGTGCTCAACCTCTCGGATGGCGAGCACAGCCTGCTCGACGTCGCCGAGCGGTCCGGGCTGCCGTTCGATTCCGTCGCCGCCGCCGCCGAGGCGCTGCACGACGCCGGATTGCTCAAGGACTAGAGATGCGATCACTTCTGCGTTCCCAAGCCGTCCGGGCCATGGCCGGACGGCTCAGCTGGGGCCTCGGCGACCAGGCCGTTTCCAGTATCACCAACTTCGTGGTCGGGCTGTTCGTGGCGCGCTCGCTCGGCACGTTCGCCTTCGGCATGTTCAGCCTCGCTTGGGTCAGCTACGGCGTGGTGCTCAACCTTTCGCGCGGGCTGACGACGGATCCGCTCATGGTGCGGTTCTCCGGGGTGTCCACGGAATCCTGGCGAACCGCGACCGCCAAGGCGACCGGGACGGCGCTCTCCGCGGGGGTCGCCGCCGGAGCCGTCAGTGTGGTCGCCGGTCTCGTGGTGGGTGGCCCCATCGGCGGCGCGTTCGTCGCGCTCGGCTTCGTGATCCCGACGTTGCTGCTGCAGGACGCCTGGCGGTTCACCTTCTTCGCCGCGGGACACGGGAAGAAGGCGTTCGTCAACGACGTCGTCTGGGGTATCGCGCTGATCCCGGCGCTGTTCATCGCGCACCGGTGGTTCGACACGGTCGTCGCGTTCATCCTGGCGTGGGGCATTTCCGGGGCGGTCGCCGCCGGGTACGGCTGCCTGCAGGCCGGGGTCCGGCCCGCTCCGCGCGGCACGCTCGACTGGCTCAAGCACCACCGTGACCTCGGCACCCGCTACCTGATCGAGAACGTCAGCAACAGCGGCTCGACCCAGCTCCGGATGTACGGGCTCGGCGCGATCGCCGGGCTCGCGAGCGTCGGCGCGGTCCGCGGCGCCGAACTGCTGCTCGGACCGTTCTTCGCCCTTCTGATGGGACTTTCCCTGGTCACGGTGGCGGAAGGCGCGCGGGTGCTCCAGCGGGCCCCGCATCGCCTCCGCCACTTCTGCGCCGTACTCGGCGCCGGCCAGGCGGCCGCGGCCCTGCTCTGGGGTCTCGCCTTGCTTCTGGTACCCCACGACGCCGGCCGGTTCGTCCTCGGCGACGTGTGGGATCCCGCCTCCGAACTGATCCTCCCGGTGACCATCGGTATCGCCGCGGCGGGATTCAACACCGGGGCGGCCGCCGGATTGCGTGCGCTCGGCGCTGCGAAAAGGAGCCTTCGCGCCCAGCTGATCAACTCGGCCGGCTACGTCGGTTTCGGGCTCATAGGCGCCTTCTTGGCCGGGGCGTCCGGGTCCGCTTGGGGGGTCGCCTTGGCGATCACCAGCGGGTCCGCGGTGTGGTGGCTGCAACTCCACTCCGCTCTCAAAGAGCATCTGACTTCGGAGAAGGAAGAAATGAGGACGTCATGAGCACCGCTCCTCGGCTGAGCATCGGGCTCCCGGTCTACAACGGCGAGGATTACCTCGCCGAATCGCTGGACGCACTCCTCGGCCAAAGCTACGAGAACTTCGAGCTGATCATCTCGGACAACGCGTCCCTTGACCGCACCGAAGAGATCAGCCGCGAGTACGCGAAGCTGGACTCCCGTGTCCGGTACGTCCGCCAGCCGGTGAACATCGGCTGCGCGCCCAACCACAACTACTGCGTCGACGTCGCCCGCGGCGAGCTGTTCAAATGGGCGTCCGACGACGACCTGTACGCGCGCGACCTGCTGGAACGCTGTATCGAGGCGCTGGACGAGCATCCCGAGTTCGTCCTTTCGCACTCGTGGACGGCGATGATCGACGAGAAGGCCGTCGTCACGCAGGCACTGGAATACCCGCTCAACACGGTCTCGCCGCACGCCGCGGAACGCTTCCGCAGCACCCTGTTCGCGCCCGGCGGGGACGACGACGGCGCGGTCATCCGCACCGAGGTGCTGCGCCGTGTCGCGCCGCTGGACAGCTACCACCACGCCGACCGCACGATCATCTCGGAACTGGCCCTGCACGGCCCGTTCCACCAGGTGCCCGACTGGCTGTACTTCCGGCGCGACCACCCCGGCCGCTCCGAACACGAGCACCCGACCGTGCGCAGGCGCGCCACCAACCTCGACCCGAAACGGGCCGACAAGCTGCGGCACCCGATGGTCCGGCTGCTCGGCGAATACGTCCTCGGCTACGTCAAGGCGATCCGCAACGCGCCGATCTCCGGCGCCCAGAAGCGGGAATGCTTCCGTTACCTGCGGCAATGGATGCTGAACCGGGCGGGGAACCCGGCCATGGGGCGGATGCCCGTCCAGGCCGAGGCCGAAGTGGGCCCCCGTGAAGTGTCCGTGGCCTCGGTCGTCGCCGGCCAGGAGGGACGAGTCCCTTGACCCCGCCCGTGAGAATCGGGCTGTTCGGGCTCCTCGGATCAGGGAACCTCGGCAACGACGGTTCCTTCGAGGCGGTTCTCGGGTATTTGCGCACGGAGCATCCGGGCGCCGCGCTCAGCGTGATGTGCGGCGGTCCGGACGTCGTCGCGTCGCGCTACGGACTCGAAACGACCGCGTTGAACTGGTACGAGGGCGAGTACCGAACGGCATCGGGCCCCTTGTCCATCGTCATGAAGGGCTTAGGGAAACTCGTCGACGTCTTCCGCACGGCGGCCTGGGTACGACGGCAGGACGCGGTGATCGTGCCGGGGATGGGTGTCCTCGAATCCACCCTTCCCTTGCGTCCCTGGGGATTCCCGTACGCCCTGCTGCTGCTTTCGGTGTCCGGCCGCCTGGTCGGGACCAAGGTGGCGCTGGTGAGCGTCGGTGCCAGCGTGAGCACGCACCGGGCCACCCGGTCCGTGATCGGCTGGGCCGCGCGGCTCGCGGCGTTCCGGTCCTATCGGGACGAACCGTCACGCGACGCGATGCGCACGATGGGCGTCGACGTCGTGAACGACCGCGTCTACCCCGACCTCGCCTTCGCGTTGCCCGCGCCTTCGGAACCGGTGCTGCCCCGGTCCGTCGGGGTCGGGGTGATGGCGTACCACGGCGGGAACGACGACCGGCACCGCGCCACCGAGATCTATGAGTCCTATGTGGACAAGATGACCCGGTTCGTCGCCGGACTGGTCGCCGACGGCCGCCCGGTGCGGTTGTTCATCGGCGACCGGGCCGACACCCAGGTCGTCGAGGAGATCATGCGGGAACTGGAATCCCCGCTGATCGCCGCCGCCGAAACGTCCACTTTGGACGGAGTGATGCGGGCGATGTCGGCGGTCGAGACCGTCGTCGCCACCCGATACCACAACGTCCTGTGCGCACTGAAGCTGGCGAAACCGACGTTGTCCATCGGGTACGCCCGCAAGAACGAGGTCCTCATGACCACGCTGGGACTCGGTGAGTTCTGCCAGTCCGCCAAGGAGATCGACTTCGACGCGCTGGTGCGCCAGTTCGCCGAGCTCGAGTCCAGGGCGGGCGAACTGACCGAGATCGTCGCGAAACGAAGCGCGGAGCAGGCGCGGCTGCTGGACGAACAGTTCGCCGCGCTGTCGGCCGCCTTCCTGCCGATGGGAGTCCGATGAAGGTTGTCCCGGTGCCCACGATCGCGGGCGCGTACCTGTTCGAACCGACCCCGCACGCCGACGAACGCGGCTTCTTCAGCCGCACCTTCGACGCCGACGTCGTCCGGTCGGCCGGGATCGACCCGAACGGGTTCCTCCAGGACAGTGTTTCCCGCTCCCGCAAGGGAGTGCTGCGCGGGATGCACCTCCGTTCGGGGCTCGGTGAGGCGAAGCTGGTCCGTTGCTCGTGGGGCGCCGTCTTCGACGTCGTCGTCGACCTGAGGCCGGATTCGCCGACGTACCTCGGCAAGGAGACGTTCGAACTCTCCGGGGAGACGCAGGTTTCGCTGTACATCCCGGCCTGGTGCGCGCACGGGTTCCAGGCGCTCACCGAGTACGCCGACGTCTCCTACCGGATCGACCGCGCGCACGACCCGGCCGAGGACGTCGCGATCGCGCACGACGACCCGGAACTGGCGATCCCGTGGCCGCTTCCGGTGGCGCTCATGTCGGAGCGGGACCGGCGCGCGCTCCCGCTTTCCGCGGTACTACAGAACACGAGGTGAGAGCATGACCCGTCAGCTGCCCAAATCCATGCGGGCCAACGAGCGCCTCCACGCGATGATCCCCGGCGGGGCGCACACCTACGCCAAGGGTGACGACCAGTATCCGGAGAATCTGGCGCCGGTCATCTCGCACGGGCTCGGCGCGCACGTCTGGGACGTCGACGGGAACGAATACATCGAGTACGGCTCGGGGCTGCGCGCGGTCAGCCTCGGGCACGTGCACCCCCGGGTGAGCGAAGCCGCCCACCGCGAGATCGACCGGGGAGCCAACTTCGCCCGTCCGTCCATTGTGGAGGAACGGGCGGCGACGAAGTTCCTCGAAACCGTGCCGACCGCCGAGATGGTCAAATTCGCCAAGAACGGCTCGGACGCCACCACGGCCGCGGTCAAGCTCGCCAGGGCGGCCACCGGCAGGCCGCTGGTGGCGATCTGCCGCGACCACGCGTTCTTCTCCATCGACGACTGGTTCATCGGCACCACCGCGATGTCTTCGGGTATCCCGGACGGGATCACCGATCTCACCGTGTCGTTCCCCTACGGCGACCTCTTGTCGACGGAACGGCTGCTGCGGGAGAACGCGGGCCGGATCGCCTGCCTGATCCTGGAGGCGTCCACCCAGCTCGAACCGCCCACCGGCTACCTCGTCGGCCTGCGGGAACTCGCCGACCGGTACGGCTGCGTGCTGATCTTCGACGAGATGATCACCGGTTTCCGCTGGTCCGAGGCCGGCGCGCAGGGGCTCTACGGGGTGACGCCGGACCTCTCGACGTTCGGCAAGGCTCTCGGCAACGGGTTCGCCGTCTCGGCGCTGGCCGGCAAACGCGAACTGATGGAGCTCGGCGGGCTGCGTACCGGCGAGGATCGCGTCTTCCTGCTGTCGACCACGCACGGCGCCGAGACGCATTCGCTGGCCGCCGCGATCGCGGTCATGGAGACCTACACCGAAGAAGGCATCGCCGCGCGGCTGCACGCGCTCGGCGACCGGCTCGCCGCCGGGGTCCGCGAAGTCGCGGACTCGGCCGGGGTCGGGGAACACGTCGTCGTGCGCGGCCGGGCGAGCAACCTCGTCTTCGCCACGCTCGACGCCGACAAGAAACCGTCGCAGGACTACCGAACGTTGTTCCTGCGGCAACTGGTCACGGGCGGGGTCCTCGGGCCGTCTTTCGTGGTCAGCAGCGCGTTGTCCGAAGAAGACATCGACCGGACGGTCGAAGTGGTCTCGCAGGCCTGCCTCGTGTACCGCAAAGCGCTCGACGCGGATGATCCGGCGCCGTGGCTGGGTGGCCGTCCGGTGAAGCCGGTATTTCGGAGAAGGGTATGAGTTCAGGGATCGCACAGCGCTCGACCGGCACGCGCGTGCTCTACGCCGCGTTGTCCGTACTGCTGCTCCAGGTCGCCGTTGAGAACACAGCGGTGGCGTCCGAAGAGCCGACTCGAGGGGTGTGCGGCACGACCGTCGGCGTCCCTTCCGCCCCGGAAGGCGCCCAGGTCGTCGATCCAGGCACCGATCTGACCGACAAGACCCGGTTCAGCCCGCCGGGCACCACGTTCTGGCTGTCACCGGGCGAGCACCACTTGAGCCCGGACCAGTTCGGCCAGGTGATGCCCAAGGACGGCAACGTCTATCTGGGCGCTCCGGGCGCCGTGCTCAACGGACGCGGGATCAACCGCGCGGCCTTCACCACCTCGGCCAAGGACGTGGTGATCCGCGGGCTGACCATCCGCGGTTTCGTCGCCGAACGCGACCAGGGCGTGGTCAACCACGACTCCGGCGAGCGCTGGACCATCGAAGGCAACGTCATCGAGGACAACGACGGCGCCGGAATGATGACCGGATCCGGCCAGCGGGTGATCGGGAACTGCCTGCGGAACAACGGGCAGTACGGCATCAACGCCTACCGCTTCGGTGGCGGGCTGGCCGATCTGGTGATCGAGGGCAACGAGATCAGCGGGAACAACACCGGCGACTGGGAGACGAAGATCCCGGGCTGCGGCTGCAGCGGCGGCGCGAAGTTCTGGGCCGTGAACGGCGCCGACATCACCGGGAACTGGGTCCACCACAACCACGGTGTCGGGCTCTGGGCCGACACGAACAACAACGACTTCCTCATCCAGGACAACCTGATCGAGGACAACGCGTCCGAGGGCCTGTTCTACGAGATCTCCTACAACCTGGAGCTGATCGGGAACACCTTCAACCGGAACGCGCTGGTGCAAGGCCGGAACCGGGCCGCCAAGGGCGACAACTTCCCGGTGGCGGCGGTGTACCTCAGCGAATCGGGCGGCGAGCCAAGACTGCCCGCCCGGACCAGCCGCATCGACATCCGGGGCAACATGTTCTCCGACAACTGGTCGGGGATCACGCTGTGGGAGAACGCCGACCGGTTCTGCAACAGCCCGGCCAACACGTCCACGCTCTCGTGCACGGCGCTGGTCTCACCGACGTCCTCCTGCTCCGACCCGGGTATCGCGACCGAGCCGCTGTACGGCGACTGCCGCTGGAAGACCCAGCGCGTTTCGGTGCACGAGAACACCTTCGAATTCGACTCGTCGATGGAAGGCTGCCTCGGGATGTGCGGGCGGATGGCGGTGCTCTCGAACTACGGGACCTTCCCGGCCTGGTCGCCGTACCGGGGTGCCGTGATCTCGGAGGCGATCACCTTCCGGCAGGAGAACCGGTGGTACGACAACCAGTACTACGGGCCGTGGACGTTCGTCGCCCACGACACCTCACGGCGGCTGACCGCGGCGCAGTGGCAGGCGGCGCCCTATCTGCAGGACACCTGCAGCGGCTTCGGAGAGACGGTGACCTGCTGAAACTTCACCTGTAAGTGTCCGTCTGGGACGGTCCATTCTGGCTTACCGTTGCCTTTGTGCCCGCGTTCCTGATTGTTCTGATGCTGATCGCGACAGGAGTCGTCCCGGCTTCGGCGGCTCCTGTCGCGGCCTGCGCCGCGGGACCGGTGAGCCCGGGGAAACCGGACGGCGCCGTGGTCGTCTCCCCGGGAACGGACCTTTCCGCGAAGACCCGCGAACTCCCGGCCGGCACGACGTTCTGGCTGACCGACGGCAAGCACACGCTGGGCCCGGACGAGTTCGGGCAGATCATCCCCAAGGACGGCAACGCCTACCTCGGCGCCCCCGGTGCCGTGCTGGACGGCGGCGGCGTCAACCGCTACGCGTTCACCCAGCAGGCTCGCGACGTCGTCATCCGCGGCCTCACGATCCGCGGTTTCGCGGCCCCGCGCGATCAGGGCGTGGTGAACCACGACTCTGGTGAACACTGGACCATCGAGGGCAACACGATCGAGGACAACCGCGGCGCCGCGATGATGGCGGGGCCGCGTCAGGAGATCCTCCGGAACTGCCTGCGGAACAACGGGCAGTACGGCATCAACGCGTACCGGGCGGGCGACGGGATCACCGGGCTGCTCGTCGAGGGCAACGAGATCACCGGCAACAACACCGACGACTGGGAGACGAAGGAACCCGGCTGCGGCTGCACCGGCGGCGCGAAATTCTGGGCGGTGGACGGCGCAGACATCCGCGGCAACTGGGTGCACCACAACCACGGCGCCGGACTGTGGGCGGACACGAACAACAACGACTTCCTCATCGAGGACAACCTGATCGAGGACAACGAGGCGGAGGCGTTGTTCTACGAGATCTCCTACAACGTCGTGGTCCGCGGGAACACCTTCCGCCGGAACACGCTCGTGCAGGGCCGGGCTTTCGCTGCACGCGGCGACGACTTCCCGGTCGGGACCGTGTACATCTCGGAGTCCGGCGGTGAGCCGCGGGTGCGGGCCCGGACTTCGCTGGTGGAGATCGTCGACAACGTCTTCGAGGACAACTGGTCCGGAATCACCCTGTGGGAGAACGCGGACCGCTTCTGCAACAGCCCGGCGAACACGTCCTCCGGCTCTTGCACGCTTCTCGTCCCTTCGGTCTCTTCGTGTTCCGCGCCGGGCATTTCATCGCGTCCGCTGTATGACGACTGCCGGTGGAAGACGCAGCGGGTTTCGATCCACGGCAACAAGTTCTCCCACGGGCCTTCGTGCTCGGGGTATTGCGGGCGGATGGCGCTTTTGGCGAACTTCGGGACTTATCCGGAGTGGTCGCCTTATCGGGGTTCTTCCGTTTCGGACGCGGTGACGTTCCGGCAGGAGAACCGGTGGTATGACAACGCTTATTCGGGTGGGTGGCGGTTCGTGGTTCATGACACTTCGCGGACTGTGGGGGTTTCGGGGTGGCAGGGGGCTCCTTACTCGCAGGATGCTTGCAGTTCTTTTGGGGACGGTGGGTGCTGAGCGGTCCGCGGGGCG carries:
- a CDS encoding NAD-dependent epimerase/dehydratase family protein, producing the protein MRVLLTGHKGYLGTVMAPVLAAEGHEVIGLDSGLYDTCVLGPKPEDPEGFEVDLRDVTAEHVAGVDAVIHLGALSNDPLGSLAPELTYDINHHASVKLAKLAKDAGVKRYLYASTCSVYGASGGDGLVDEDAPLRPVTPYAESKVRVEDDVQELADDDFSPVYMRNATAFGFSPRLRGDIVLNNLTAHAHLSGEVLVLSDGTPWRPLVHAKDIARAFAAALVAPKEAVHGKAFNIGTERNNVTVAEIAEEVVEAVPGSTLRITGEAGADPRSYRVDFSRFRAAIPGFDCDWSVKDGALELIEAYKTHGLTEHGFQRLFTRLARLQDRTAAGELDDTLRRR
- a CDS encoding DUF4910 domain-containing protein; this translates as MSHGDLETSADLRRLVERLYPLCRSITGDGVRRTLEIVGEHVPLEVHEVPTGTQVLDWTVPQEWNIRDAYIKDASGRRVVDFQESNLHVVGYSVPVSRKMPLSELREHLHTLPDQPSWVPYRTSYYAPTWGFCLAQETLDAMPDGEYEVRIDSTLADGSLTYAEHVVPGEVTDEVIISCHTCHPSLANDNVAGIAIAAAFARTLEKPHYTYRFLFMPGTIGAITWLARNNDRVGRIKAGLVLACAGDPGSLTYKRSRRGDAEIDRVLAYVLADRAHKIVDFSPYGYDERQFCSPGFNLGVGSLTRTPYAGYPEYHTSADNLDFVSTEAMEETLQTLKDTFAVLDRNRSYVNLSPFGEPQLGKRGLYDSLGGRSDAKQAQMAMLWVLNLSDGEHSLLDVAERSGLPFDSVAAAAEALHDAGLLKD
- a CDS encoding MATE family efflux transporter, coding for MRSLLRSQAVRAMAGRLSWGLGDQAVSSITNFVVGLFVARSLGTFAFGMFSLAWVSYGVVLNLSRGLTTDPLMVRFSGVSTESWRTATAKATGTALSAGVAAGAVSVVAGLVVGGPIGGAFVALGFVIPTLLLQDAWRFTFFAAGHGKKAFVNDVVWGIALIPALFIAHRWFDTVVAFILAWGISGAVAAGYGCLQAGVRPAPRGTLDWLKHHRDLGTRYLIENVSNSGSTQLRMYGLGAIAGLASVGAVRGAELLLGPFFALLMGLSLVTVAEGARVLQRAPHRLRHFCAVLGAGQAAAALLWGLALLLVPHDAGRFVLGDVWDPASELILPVTIGIAAAGFNTGAAAGLRALGAAKRSLRAQLINSAGYVGFGLIGAFLAGASGSAWGVALAITSGSAVWWLQLHSALKEHLTSEKEEMRTS
- a CDS encoding glycosyltransferase family 2 protein, coding for MSTAPRLSIGLPVYNGEDYLAESLDALLGQSYENFELIISDNASLDRTEEISREYAKLDSRVRYVRQPVNIGCAPNHNYCVDVARGELFKWASDDDLYARDLLERCIEALDEHPEFVLSHSWTAMIDEKAVVTQALEYPLNTVSPHAAERFRSTLFAPGGDDDGAVIRTEVLRRVAPLDSYHHADRTIISELALHGPFHQVPDWLYFRRDHPGRSEHEHPTVRRRATNLDPKRADKLRHPMVRLLGEYVLGYVKAIRNAPISGAQKRECFRYLRQWMLNRAGNPAMGRMPVQAEAEVGPREVSVASVVAGQEGRVP
- a CDS encoding polysaccharide pyruvyl transferase family protein, which translates into the protein MTPPVRIGLFGLLGSGNLGNDGSFEAVLGYLRTEHPGAALSVMCGGPDVVASRYGLETTALNWYEGEYRTASGPLSIVMKGLGKLVDVFRTAAWVRRQDAVIVPGMGVLESTLPLRPWGFPYALLLLSVSGRLVGTKVALVSVGASVSTHRATRSVIGWAARLAAFRSYRDEPSRDAMRTMGVDVVNDRVYPDLAFALPAPSEPVLPRSVGVGVMAYHGGNDDRHRATEIYESYVDKMTRFVAGLVADGRPVRLFIGDRADTQVVEEIMRELESPLIAAAETSTLDGVMRAMSAVETVVATRYHNVLCALKLAKPTLSIGYARKNEVLMTTLGLGEFCQSAKEIDFDALVRQFAELESRAGELTEIVAKRSAEQARLLDEQFAALSAAFLPMGVR
- a CDS encoding dTDP-4-dehydrorhamnose 3,5-epimerase family protein; the protein is MKVVPVPTIAGAYLFEPTPHADERGFFSRTFDADVVRSAGIDPNGFLQDSVSRSRKGVLRGMHLRSGLGEAKLVRCSWGAVFDVVVDLRPDSPTYLGKETFELSGETQVSLYIPAWCAHGFQALTEYADVSYRIDRAHDPAEDVAIAHDDPELAIPWPLPVALMSERDRRALPLSAVLQNTR
- a CDS encoding glutamate-1-semialdehyde 2,1-aminomutase, whose translation is MTRQLPKSMRANERLHAMIPGGAHTYAKGDDQYPENLAPVISHGLGAHVWDVDGNEYIEYGSGLRAVSLGHVHPRVSEAAHREIDRGANFARPSIVEERAATKFLETVPTAEMVKFAKNGSDATTAAVKLARAATGRPLVAICRDHAFFSIDDWFIGTTAMSSGIPDGITDLTVSFPYGDLLSTERLLRENAGRIACLILEASTQLEPPTGYLVGLRELADRYGCVLIFDEMITGFRWSEAGAQGLYGVTPDLSTFGKALGNGFAVSALAGKRELMELGGLRTGEDRVFLLSTTHGAETHSLAAAIAVMETYTEEGIAARLHALGDRLAAGVREVADSAGVGEHVVVRGRASNLVFATLDADKKPSQDYRTLFLRQLVTGGVLGPSFVVSSALSEEDIDRTVEVVSQACLVYRKALDADDPAPWLGGRPVKPVFRRRV
- a CDS encoding right-handed parallel beta-helix repeat-containing protein — protein: MSSGIAQRSTGTRVLYAALSVLLLQVAVENTAVASEEPTRGVCGTTVGVPSAPEGAQVVDPGTDLTDKTRFSPPGTTFWLSPGEHHLSPDQFGQVMPKDGNVYLGAPGAVLNGRGINRAAFTTSAKDVVIRGLTIRGFVAERDQGVVNHDSGERWTIEGNVIEDNDGAGMMTGSGQRVIGNCLRNNGQYGINAYRFGGGLADLVIEGNEISGNNTGDWETKIPGCGCSGGAKFWAVNGADITGNWVHHNHGVGLWADTNNNDFLIQDNLIEDNASEGLFYEISYNLELIGNTFNRNALVQGRNRAAKGDNFPVAAVYLSESGGEPRLPARTSRIDIRGNMFSDNWSGITLWENADRFCNSPANTSTLSCTALVSPTSSCSDPGIATEPLYGDCRWKTQRVSVHENTFEFDSSMEGCLGMCGRMAVLSNYGTFPAWSPYRGAVISEAITFRQENRWYDNQYYGPWTFVAHDTSRRLTAAQWQAAPYLQDTCSGFGETVTC
- a CDS encoding right-handed parallel beta-helix repeat-containing protein; the protein is MPAFLIVLMLIATGVVPASAAPVAACAAGPVSPGKPDGAVVVSPGTDLSAKTRELPAGTTFWLTDGKHTLGPDEFGQIIPKDGNAYLGAPGAVLDGGGVNRYAFTQQARDVVIRGLTIRGFAAPRDQGVVNHDSGEHWTIEGNTIEDNRGAAMMAGPRQEILRNCLRNNGQYGINAYRAGDGITGLLVEGNEITGNNTDDWETKEPGCGCTGGAKFWAVDGADIRGNWVHHNHGAGLWADTNNNDFLIEDNLIEDNEAEALFYEISYNVVVRGNTFRRNTLVQGRAFAARGDDFPVGTVYISESGGEPRVRARTSLVEIVDNVFEDNWSGITLWENADRFCNSPANTSSGSCTLLVPSVSSCSAPGISSRPLYDDCRWKTQRVSIHGNKFSHGPSCSGYCGRMALLANFGTYPEWSPYRGSSVSDAVTFRQENRWYDNAYSGGWRFVVHDTSRTVGVSGWQGAPYSQDACSSFGDGGC